From the genome of Phytohabitans rumicis, one region includes:
- a CDS encoding dioxygenase family protein, protein MARRGMGVRIVVAMLGVLVAVGCDGDPEPAATPSATPVGCARPAPGTAEPASALVPGPTNGLARSTAGGDALLIEAVILDAGCRPAGGADLRIWHTDARGLYGPADSERCCYYEGTVRTDHNGRFRLSTIRPAQYPEPNAPPAHIHLEIRHPSASLTTQIVFGIADPPATVAPTGQLLPVPLRRDGTGWRGDAVFVLGFP, encoded by the coding sequence GTGGCTCGTAGGGGTATGGGCGTACGGATCGTGGTCGCCATGCTGGGCGTGCTGGTCGCCGTCGGGTGCGACGGCGATCCGGAGCCGGCCGCGACCCCGAGCGCGACACCGGTGGGATGCGCGCGGCCGGCCCCGGGCACGGCCGAGCCCGCGTCCGCGCTGGTGCCCGGCCCGACCAACGGGCTCGCCCGCTCGACCGCCGGCGGCGACGCGCTCCTCATCGAGGCCGTCATCCTCGACGCCGGATGCCGGCCGGCCGGCGGCGCCGACCTGAGAATCTGGCACACCGACGCGCGCGGCCTCTACGGCCCGGCCGATTCGGAACGGTGCTGCTACTACGAGGGCACCGTGCGGACCGACCACAATGGACGCTTCCGGCTGTCGACGATCCGGCCGGCCCAGTACCCGGAGCCGAACGCCCCGCCCGCGCACATCCACCTGGAGATCCGGCACCCGTCGGCCAGCCTCACGACACAGATCGTGTTCGGCATCGCCGACCCGCCGGCGACGGTCGCGCCGACCGGGCAGCTGCTGCCGGTCCCCCTGCGTCGCGACGGTACGGGCTGGCGCGGCGACGCCGTCTTCGTCCTCGGCTTCCCGTGA